A genome region from Brassica oleracea var. oleracea cultivar TO1000 chromosome C2, BOL, whole genome shotgun sequence includes the following:
- the LOC106319126 gene encoding UDP-glucose 6-dehydrogenase 3-like: MVKICCIGAGYVGGPTMAVIALKCPSVEVAVVDISVPRITAWNSDQLPIYEPGLDDVVKQCRGKNLFFSTDVEKHVREADIVFVSVNTPTKTRGLGAGKAADLTYWESAARMIADVSVSDKIVVEKSTVPVKTAEAIEKILTHNSKGIKFQILSNPEFLAEGTAIEDLFKPDRVLIGGRETPEGFAAVKALKDIYSQWVPEERILTTNLWSAELSKLAANAFLAQRISSVNAMSALCEATGANVTEVSYAVGKDSRIGPKFLNSSVGFGGSCFQKDILNLVYICECNGLPEVAEYWKQVIKINDYQKTRFVNRIVSSMFNTVSNKKIAVLGFAFKKDTGDTRETPAIDVCKGLIGDKARISIYDPQVTEEQIQRDLTMNKFDWDHPLHLQPMSPTTVKQVSVAWDAYAATKDAHGICILTEWDEFKKLDYEKIFENMQKPAFVFDGRNVVDAEKLRKIGFIVYSIGKPLDQWLKDMPALA, translated from the coding sequence ATGGTGAAGATATGCTGCATTGGAGCTGGATACGTCGGTGGTCCAACCATGGCCGTCATTGCACTAAAATGCCCATCCGTCGAAGTAGCCGTCGTCGACATCTCAGTCCCAAGGATCACCGCCTGGAACAGCGACCAGCTCCCCATCTACGAGCCAGGTCTCGACGACGTCGTCAAACAGTGCCGCGGAAAAAACCTCTTCTTCAGCACCGACGTCGAGAAACACGTCAGAGAGGCCGACATCGTCTTCGTCTCCGTCAACACCCCTACCAAGACCCGCGGCCTCGGAGCGGGCAAGGCCGCGGACTTGACTTACTGGGAGAGCGCTGCTCGCATGATCGCTGATGTTTCCGTTTCCGACAAGATCGTGGTAGAGAAATCGACCGTCCCTGTCAAAACCGCGGAGGCCATCGAGAAGATCCTCACGCACAACAGCAAAGGGATCAAGTTCCAGATCCTCTCAAACCCCGAGTTCCTCGCCGAAGGAACCGCCATCGAGGACCTTTTCAAACCCGACCGTGTGCTTATCGGCGGCCGCGAAACCCCAGAAGGGTTCGCGGCCGTGAAAGCCTTGAAAGACATTTATTCCCAGTGGGTACCCGAAGAGAGGATCCTCACCACTAATCTCTGGTCCGCCGAGCTCTCCAAGCTCGCAGCTAATGCCTTTTTAGCTCAGAGGATCTCATCTGTGAACGCGATGTCAGCTCTATGCGAGGCAACGGGGGCTAATGTCACTGAGGTGTCCTACGCCGTCGGTAAAGACTCAAGAATCGGTCCCAAGTTCTTGAACTCGAGCGTCGGCTTCGGCGGGTCTTGTTTCCAGAAGGACATCCTCAACTTAGTCTACATCTGTGAATGCAACGGCTTACCAGAAGTCGCCGAGTACTGGAAACAAGTCATCAAGATCAACGACTACCAGAAAACAAGATTCGTCAACCGAATCGTCTCCTCGATGTTCAACACCGTCTCCAATAAAAAGATCGCTGTTCTCGGTTTCGCCTTCAAGAAAGACACTGGAGACACGAGAGAGACCCCGGCCATCGATGTCTGCAAGGGTTTGATAGGGGACAAGGCTCGCATCAGCATCTACGACCCGCAGGTCACCGAGGAGCAGATCCAGAGAGACTTGACCATGAACAAATTCGACTGGGACCACCCGCTTCACCTCCAGCCAATGAGCCCCACTACTGTGAAGCAAGTCTCGGTGGCTTGGGACGCGTACGCCGCGACCAAAGACGCTCACGGGATCTGCATTTTGACCGAGTGGGATGAGTTCAAGAAGCTGGATTACGAGAAGATCTTTGAGAATATGCAGAAGCCGGCTTTTGTGTTTGACGGGAGGAACGTGGTGGATGCTGAGAAGCTGAGGAAGATTGGGTTTATTGTTTACTCTATTGGTAAGCCGTTGGACCAGTGGCTCAAGGACATGCCTGCTCTTGCTTAA